The window CAATTCAGCCCCACCTGCGAAATGGATTGTGATGGTTGGAGCAGTAAAGTCTTTGTTAACAATGTAACAGAGGCTCAAGTACTTTTTTGGATGTGGAACTGGGTCGGCCATAATAACGCTCTTCATGATGTCCTCTAACTTTTGGTACACAATCCGGGGAAGAAAAGTCATTGTGGTGCCCGAGTCAATTACGATGTTACCTTTTTCATCAATTTGGCCTGATTTCGATGCTCCCTTGAAGAAAATTCTTCTTGATTTTTCTCCGTCGACACTAATCGATTCCAATGTTAGGAAATAGAAGGTTTCAACTACCAACAGCCTGGTGGAGACCACGCCGGGTCCAGCCACGACAGCTTTCGAACCGAAGCTGATTTTACTACTCGCTCCTGTTGTGTGATCAGACAACAAACAGTACGAGAACATTCCAGCTATAGACTTTCTGAGTTGGTCCACTAGCGAAATGGACCTACCTCCTAGGCCGACAATGCCAGCAGTGTCGGGAAGGTACACGCCTTGGCTTTCGTGGGAGCAACCGTATAGCAAATTGGGGATTGATGTACCTCCCAAGGTATACGTATCGATAGCCAGAACTCCGTCGGTTGTGGACTCGTCATAGTCATAGGATATATGGTACTTACAAGTTTCGGTGGTCCTTGAACAGTATCCAGAAGCTTGACACAATTTTGATGTGCAtgatgttgagttatggagcctacacttataataaactctacattgttaattagagtttattgggtttatcttttttttggttttgggcttgggcctgaccaaagttatttaggtttattacctgaatgtttaccctataaatatgtaattattaagggtttacattgtgtagacagaattctagagagataaagtgtgaggcaaaaactttgtattccttcttcttcttcatagtaaatctggtggtggctgaagtggatgtagctcaatttgagtgaaccactataaatctgtgtgttcttgtgttcttctttcttgtgtttttacagattgttttcaagctagtaggatttgggagatacaaatcctaacaactggtatcagagcagctggtttagatctgagcattgaaaatgatggcaagtgagaacagtataggacatgggattggaagatttgatgggacagattatgccttctagagaatgcagattgaagattatctctatggaaagaagcttcatgttcctttgagtgagaaaccagagaagatggatgaagctgaatgaaaactccttgatagacaggttttgggagttgtccgattgacgctagccaagacagttgctcaaaatgtagcaaaggagaagaccaccatgggtttgatgaaagctctttctgatatgtatgagaaaccatctgctaacaacaaggtacacttaatgaaaagactcttttacttaagaatggttgatggtacttctgtcactactcatttgaatgaattcaatacaattgtgaatcaattgctatctgttgagattgattttggggatgaagttagtgccctgattttgttagcatctctaccaaatagctgggaacctatgagggcagcaattagtaattcagttggaaatgctaaactgaaatttgttgaagttagagatcgtattcttgctgaagaggttcgtaaaattgattctggtgaaatattcaaaggttctgctctgaatgtggaaaacaggggcagaggtaatgatagaaatttcaaccgaagtaagagcagatctatgtcaaggagcaggaggagtcagtccaagtttgggaggacatttgagtgctggaattgtggtaaacagggtcatctgaagaggaactgcaaagcaccgaagaaaaacggtgatgataaaaatgatacagccaacgttgttacagaatctgtcactaatgcgttacttctgtctgttgatagcccgatagattcatgggttttggactcaggagcgtctttccacaccactgctcacaaataattaatggagaattatgtggctggaaactgtgggaaagtttatctcgcagatggtgagccactggatattgttggcattagtgacatcaaattgaagatggcaaatggttctgtttggaagattaataaggtgagacacattccaggtttaatgcgcaatttgatctctgttacacaacttgatgaagaaggtcacaatttcagttgtggaaatggtgcatggaaggtgactaaaggagcaattgttgttgctcgaggtcacaaaactggaacgttatacacgacttcaacttgcagagaaacagttgctgctgtaattgattactcgaagaacagtgagctatggcattgcaggttgggccatatgagcgaaaaagggatgaaaattcttttgaagaatggacagattccagaactgaagtctgttgaacatcagttatgtgaaaattgcattcttggaaaacaaaaacgggtgagtttcttaaaaactgggaaggagctcaagaaagaaagactagagttggtacacagtgatgtgtggggacctgcacctgtttcttctattggcggatcatactactatgtgacttttatagatgattcaacaagaaaagtatgggtttactttatgaagcacaagtctgaagtatttgctattttcaagaagtggaaggctttggttgaaaatgaaacaaatcagaaagttaagtgcttgagatccgacaacggaggtgaatatatcaattcagatttcaaagagtattgtgctgagaatgggatcagtatggtgaagactgttccccgaacgcctcaagagaatggagtagctgaaagaatgaatcgaacattgaacgagcgtgctagaagcatgagattgcatgcagggctgcctaaaaccttctgggcagaagctattaatactgttgcctatttgataaacaggggaccctctgttcctcttgaatttagaattcctgaagaagcttggagcaataaaaaggtaaacctttcttatttgaaagtgtttggatgtttatcatatgttcatattaatgaatgtgataggagaaAACTtcatccaaagtctaataaatgttttttcattggttatggtgatatcgagtttggttatcgtttctggaataatcaaaatcggaagatcattcgtagcagaaatgttatcttcaatgaacaggttctctacaaagattgtgttgggaagacatcaggtggtgattccaagttggaaaagactggtacagtcgatttgagagaattttcagctgaatatatactggttgtcgaagaagaacaatgtgttgttgaagatgaaatcgttgagaacgtggccccagaggtaaatcagcaaacaccagtTATACAGTTGaaaagatcatcaaggaatcgaaaaccaattgagaggtggtctccatctctaaactatatcttgttgacagatagaggtgaacctgaatgctatgaggaagcaatacaatctgatgaatcggttaagtgggagtctgcgatgaaagatgagatggactctttgatgttgaatcagacttgggagctcactgagctaccaaagggaaagaaagcacttcacaacaaatggatcttcaggattaaagaagaacatgataaaaccatgaggtacaaggcaaggttggttgtgaacagaaagaaggtattgactacaatgaaat is drawn from Impatiens glandulifera chromosome 3, dImpGla2.1, whole genome shotgun sequence and contains these coding sequences:
- the LOC124930584 gene encoding aspartic proteinase CDR1-like — encoded protein: MATSFSFTNVSFFVFYIFTNVCSAYSALMGFSTILIHRDSPASPFYDPSMNQTERLDGAIRRSLTRLSHFKRPTAHINATILPSTGENHPMLTPNVGTPPFKQLAIADTGSDITWTQCLPCDDCFKQDQPIFNSENSSTFKLLSCVRISSGYCSRTTETCKYHISYDYDESTTDGVLAIDTYTLGGTSIPNLLYGCSHESQGVYLPDTAGIVGLGGRSISLVDQLRKSIAGMFSYCLLSDHTTGASSKISFGSKAVVAGPGVVSTRLLVVETFYFLTLESISVDGEKSRRIFFKGASKSGQIDEKGNIVIDSGTTMTFLPRIVYQKLEDIMKSVIMADPVPHPKKYLSLCYIVNKDFTAPTITIHFAGGAELTYPWTTTFYMYGNVGCLGFLPTDDIYNIYGNLLQMDFLIGYDLENGVISFKPTDCSKE